One genomic region from Phragmites australis chromosome 1, lpPhrAust1.1, whole genome shotgun sequence encodes:
- the LOC133915782 gene encoding casein kinase 1-like protein HD16 isoform X1 yields the protein MDEFDSGDKGGAGAGDDGGAPPLPQTVQIGNSPTYKLERKLGKGGFGQVYVGRRISSPRLGDRNPGANSLEVALKFEHQTSKGCNYGAPYEWQVYNTLSGNHGVPRVHYKGKQGEFYIMVMDMLGPSLWDVWNNNSHSMSVEMVACIGIEAISILEKMHSKGYVHGDVKPENFLLGPPGTLEEKKLFLVDLGLATKWKDAGTGQHVDYDQRPDIFRGTVRYASVHAHLGRTGSRRDDLESLAYTLIFLLRGRLPWQGYQGENKGFLVCKKKMSTSPESLCGICPQPFRHFVEYVVNLKFDEEPNYAKCISLFDGIVGPNPDIRPINTDGAQKLIYQVGQKRGRLIVDENDDEQPKKKIRMGMPATQWISVYNARRPMKQRYHYNVADNRLLQHIQKGNEDGLFISSVSSSSNLWALIMDAGTGFTSQVYELSNYFLPKEWIMEQWEKNYYITALAGANNGSSLVIMSRGTQYAQQSYKVSDSFPFKWINKKWKEGFYVTAMATAGSRWAVIMSRNAGFSAQVVELDFLYPSEGIHTRWDNGYRITATAATWDQAAFILSIPRRKPTDETQETLRTSAFPSQHVKDKWSKNLYLASICYGRSVS from the exons ATGGACGAGTTCGACAGCGGGGACAAGGGAGGCGCCGGCGCGGGCGATGACGGGGGCGCACCGCCGCTGCCCCAGACG GTACAAATCGGGAATTCACCAACCTATAAGCTTGAAAGGAAGCTTGGAAAGGGAGGATTTGGACAAGTATATGTTGGTCGACGTATTTCCTCTCCTCGTCTCGGGGACCGGAACCCTGGTGCAAATTCTTTAGAG GTTGCACTGAAATTTGAACATCAAACCAGCAAAGGTTGCAACTATGGTGCTCCTTATGAGTGGCAAGTATACAA CACTCTTAGTGGAAACCATGGTGTCCCACGGGTACACTACAAAGGAAAGCAGGGCGAGTTTTACATCATG GTTATGGATATGTTGGGACCAAGCCTGTGGGATGTTTGGAATAATAATTCCCACTC GATGTCTGTTGAGATGGTTGCTTGCATAGGTATAGAGGCAATCTCCATACTGGAGAAGATGCACTCTAAAGG GTATGTCCATGGTGATGTGAAACCTGAGAACTTCTTGCTTGGTCCTCCTGGTACCCTAGAAGAGAAAAAACTTTTTCTTGTTGATCTTGGGTTGG CTACTAAATGGAAGGATGCTGGTACGGGGCAGCATGTTGATTATGATCAGAGACCTGATATCTTTAG GGGAACTGTTCGTTATGCTAGTGTGCATGCCCACCTGGGAAGAACTGGGAGTAGGAGAGATGACCTTGAATCCCTTGCATACAcacttatttttcttctccGTGGCCGCCTCCCTTGGCAAGGATACCAG GGAGAGAACAAAGGTTTTCTTGTCTGCAAGAAAAAGATGTCAACCTCTCCAGAGTCTTTGTGTGGTATTTGTCCACAACCCTTCCGGCATTTTGTTGAGTATGTCGTGAACTTGAAATTTGACGAAGAACCGAATTATGCCAAGTGCATCTCTCTTTTTGATGGCATTGTTGGTCCAAATCCAGACATTAGACCGATAAACACAGATGGTGCTCAGAAG CTAATATACCAGGTTGGCCAGAAGAGAGGCCGCTTAATAGTggatgaaaatgatgatgagCAACCTAAGAAGAAGATTAGAATGGGGATGCCGGCAACTCAGTGGATTAGTGTCTACAATGCCCGTCGACCTATGAAACAGAG GTACCACTACAATGTAGCAGATAATAGATTACTACAACATATTCAAAAAGGAAATGAGGATGGCTTGTTTATTAGTTCAGTTTCCTCCTCCTCAAATCTGTGGGCTTTAATTATGGATGCTGGCACCGGTTTTACCTCTCAAGTATACGAACTTTCTAATTACTTTCTTCCCAAG GAATGGATAATGGAGCAGTGGGAGAAAAATTACTATATCACCGCATTGGCTGGTGCGAACAATGGCAGCTCTTTGGTGATCATGTCAAGAG GAACACAATATGCGCAGCAGTCCTACAAAGTAAGCGATTCATTTCCCTTCAAATGGATAAACAAAAAGTGGAAGGAGGGCTTCTATGTCACAGCTATGGCGACAGCTGGAAGCCGATGGGCAGTTATCATGTCCCGCAATGCTGGTTTTAGTGCTCAG GTAGTGGAGCTTGATTTCTTGTATCCGAGTGAGGGCATCCACACGCGTTGGGACAATGGCTATCGCATCACCGCAACAGCTGCCACATGGGACCAGGCGGCTTTTATCTTGAGCATCCCTAGGAGAAAGCCTACTGATGAAACACAGGAGACCCTGAGAACATCTGCTTTCCCCAGCCAGCATGTGAAG GACAAATGGTCAAAGAACCTCTACCTGGCTTCCATTTGCTACGGAAGGTCGGTATCCTGA
- the LOC133915782 gene encoding casein kinase 1-like protein HD16 isoform X2 — translation MDEFDSGDKGGAGAGDDGGAPPLPQTVQIGNSPTYKLERKLGKGGFGQVYVGRRISSPRLGDRNPGANSLEVALKFEHQTSKGCNYGAPYEWQVYNTLSGNHGVPRVHYKGKQGEFYIMVMDMLGPSLWDVWNNNSHSMSVEMVACIGIEAISILEKMHSKGYVHGDVKPENFLLGPPGTLEEKKLFLVDLGLATKWKDAGTGQHVDYDQRPDIFRGTVRYASVHAHLGRTGSRRDDLESLAYTLIFLLRGRLPWQGYQGENKGFLVCKKKMSTSPESLCGICPQPFRHFVEYVVNLKFDEEPNYAKCISLFDGIVGPNPDIRPINTDGAQKLIYQVGQKRGRLIVDENDDEQPKKKIRMGMPATQWISVYNARRPMKQRYHYNVADNRLLQHIQKGNEDGLFISSVSSSSNLWALIMDAGTGFTSQVYELSNYFLPKEWIMEQWEKNYYITALAGANNGSSLVIMSRGTQYAQQSYKVSDSFPFKWINKKWKEGFYVTAMATAGSRWAVIMSRNAGFSAQVVELDFLYPSEGIHTRWDNGYRITATAATWDQAAFILSIPRRKPTDETQETLRTSAFPSQHVKDKWSKNLYLASICYGR, via the exons ATGGACGAGTTCGACAGCGGGGACAAGGGAGGCGCCGGCGCGGGCGATGACGGGGGCGCACCGCCGCTGCCCCAGACG GTACAAATCGGGAATTCACCAACCTATAAGCTTGAAAGGAAGCTTGGAAAGGGAGGATTTGGACAAGTATATGTTGGTCGACGTATTTCCTCTCCTCGTCTCGGGGACCGGAACCCTGGTGCAAATTCTTTAGAG GTTGCACTGAAATTTGAACATCAAACCAGCAAAGGTTGCAACTATGGTGCTCCTTATGAGTGGCAAGTATACAA CACTCTTAGTGGAAACCATGGTGTCCCACGGGTACACTACAAAGGAAAGCAGGGCGAGTTTTACATCATG GTTATGGATATGTTGGGACCAAGCCTGTGGGATGTTTGGAATAATAATTCCCACTC GATGTCTGTTGAGATGGTTGCTTGCATAGGTATAGAGGCAATCTCCATACTGGAGAAGATGCACTCTAAAGG GTATGTCCATGGTGATGTGAAACCTGAGAACTTCTTGCTTGGTCCTCCTGGTACCCTAGAAGAGAAAAAACTTTTTCTTGTTGATCTTGGGTTGG CTACTAAATGGAAGGATGCTGGTACGGGGCAGCATGTTGATTATGATCAGAGACCTGATATCTTTAG GGGAACTGTTCGTTATGCTAGTGTGCATGCCCACCTGGGAAGAACTGGGAGTAGGAGAGATGACCTTGAATCCCTTGCATACAcacttatttttcttctccGTGGCCGCCTCCCTTGGCAAGGATACCAG GGAGAGAACAAAGGTTTTCTTGTCTGCAAGAAAAAGATGTCAACCTCTCCAGAGTCTTTGTGTGGTATTTGTCCACAACCCTTCCGGCATTTTGTTGAGTATGTCGTGAACTTGAAATTTGACGAAGAACCGAATTATGCCAAGTGCATCTCTCTTTTTGATGGCATTGTTGGTCCAAATCCAGACATTAGACCGATAAACACAGATGGTGCTCAGAAG CTAATATACCAGGTTGGCCAGAAGAGAGGCCGCTTAATAGTggatgaaaatgatgatgagCAACCTAAGAAGAAGATTAGAATGGGGATGCCGGCAACTCAGTGGATTAGTGTCTACAATGCCCGTCGACCTATGAAACAGAG GTACCACTACAATGTAGCAGATAATAGATTACTACAACATATTCAAAAAGGAAATGAGGATGGCTTGTTTATTAGTTCAGTTTCCTCCTCCTCAAATCTGTGGGCTTTAATTATGGATGCTGGCACCGGTTTTACCTCTCAAGTATACGAACTTTCTAATTACTTTCTTCCCAAG GAATGGATAATGGAGCAGTGGGAGAAAAATTACTATATCACCGCATTGGCTGGTGCGAACAATGGCAGCTCTTTGGTGATCATGTCAAGAG GAACACAATATGCGCAGCAGTCCTACAAAGTAAGCGATTCATTTCCCTTCAAATGGATAAACAAAAAGTGGAAGGAGGGCTTCTATGTCACAGCTATGGCGACAGCTGGAAGCCGATGGGCAGTTATCATGTCCCGCAATGCTGGTTTTAGTGCTCAG GTAGTGGAGCTTGATTTCTTGTATCCGAGTGAGGGCATCCACACGCGTTGGGACAATGGCTATCGCATCACCGCAACAGCTGCCACATGGGACCAGGCGGCTTTTATCTTGAGCATCCCTAGGAGAAAGCCTACTGATGAAACACAGGAGACCCTGAGAACATCTGCTTTCCCCAGCCAGCATGTGAAG GACAAATGGTCAAAGAACCTCTACCTGGCTTCCATTTGCTACGGAAG